Proteins found in one Pararge aegeria chromosome 12, ilParAegt1.1, whole genome shotgun sequence genomic segment:
- the LOC120627988 gene encoding apolipoprotein D-like, translating into MSHLSILVLLAVCGSAFSHTYHLGACPIVEPMPGFDMNQMLGVWYVIQKTSTASHCITYNFTRTDEPGVYELQQVSQHFILGLTPLQHDYRYTGVLTVPDPAIPARMKVRFPLSVAGSASYTIMATDYNTYAAVFTCQKVTFAHRRSATILSRTKELDKMYVDKMRTKLSSFGVDPYDLSIISQNECPKHPNGTTEGVNINIDPNTFSAHNIGEAVRKTGGAIADGVEYVVDTGKKVYHKVASSKEDLTESPSNPIRNLDHDAEWLP; encoded by the exons ATGTCCCATCTGTCGATTTTGGTGCTATTAGCAGTATGCGGGAGTGCTTTTTCACATACATATCATTTAGGAGCGTGTCCCATAGTAGAGCCTATGCCGGGATTCGATATGAACCAG ATGTTGGGAGTTTGGTACGTCATACAAAAGACTTCTACAGCATCCCACTGCATTACGTATAATTTCACCAGAACTGACGAGCCCGGTGTTTATGAACTGCAACAAGTATCGCAACACTTTATATTGGGACTAACACCTTTACAACATGACTATAG ATATACTGGGGTTTTAACAGTTCCTGATCCAGCGATACCAGCCCGGATGAAAGTACGATTTCCGCTAA GTGTTGCTGGGTCAGCAAGCTACACAATTATGGCGACTGATTACAATACATACGCTGCTGTGTTCACCTGTCAAAAAGTTACCTTTGCCCATCGTCGCTCTGCTACTATTCTATCCAGAACCAAGGAGCTAGATAAGATGTACGTCGACAAG ATGCGTACAAAACTATCTTCTTTTGGAGTAGACCCTTACGACCTCTCCATTATATCACAAAACGAATGTCCGAAGCATCCCAACGGCACCACAGAGGGTGTTAACATCAACATCGATCCCAATACTTTCTCCGCACATAATATCGGTGAAGCGGTCAGAAAAACTGGCGGAGCTATTG cTGACGGCGTTGAGTATGTAGTGGACACAGGCAAGAAGGTGTACCATAAAGTTGCTAGCAGTAAGGAGGACCTCACTGAATCGCCTTCAAATCCCATTCGTAACTTAGATCACGATGCAGAATGGTTACCTTAA
- the LOC120627987 gene encoding glutamate receptor ionotropic, kainate 2-like isoform X2: MEGINMMLFTTLLIFGTVRCAFRNFETLKISVNIGVILPQNTVTEVAFASALARASMESEHYNFAMKIVYVPYGDSFAASKAACELLAIGVIAIYGPIDSVSTSAVEARCRAARVPHIQAVWRPPYVRGLERPSPPGINLYPEAVALSKAVALFIKDNDWDRYTLLYDDDHGLIRLQEILKHADPSHKWVARRLKRGEDNRQLLKALKAYGESRVIIDCPSERVLHYLRQAFEVKFFEDYMSYVLISLDAHTLDLQELRYGLSNVTCLRIFDHSDSRTRSYLADWKARTTPDIKIPHQTHEITVEAALASDAARLITDAVESAPDEFKIEPQSIECGSDTPWEIGEEFINHLLTKADLAICDLTITYERRAAVDFTTPFMTLGISILYSKPTPPEPELFSFLKPFSVDVWIYMAAAYLMVSLFLHILARLAPSDWENPHPCDKSPEELENIWHIKNCCWLTMGSIMTQGSDILPKGYSTRWVCGMWWFFALIMCSSYTANLAAFLTNAAMDDSIKSVDDLASQTKIKYGTLKGGATSSFFRRSNVSTFQKMWAAMESARPSVFVKNNDEGLERVLKGKRSYAFLMESTAIEYQLERHCDLMQVGGLLDSKGFGIAMPFSSSYRTAVDNAVLKLAESGKLVELKNRWWKVPEDEACVTEEATEEGASAAELGVDNVGGVFVVLGIGCGMAAAMGGLEFLWHVRDVAVEQKMTPSEAFWAELTFALSFWETEKPVQHDRSSSSGSNSNIASRASSVIRSAVDLFHLDVFNK, translated from the exons atggaaG GTATAAATATGATGCTCTTTACGACATTATTGATTTTTGGGACAGTGAGATGTGCATTTAGAAACTTTGAAACGCTTAAAATATCTGTTAACATCG GTGTGATATTACCACAAAATACTGTAACTGAAGTTGCCTTCGCTTCTGCACTCGCAAGGGCGTCAATGGAGAGTGAACACTATAATTTTGCTATGAAAATTGTATATGTTCCATATGGAGATAGTTTCGCAGCTTCAAAAGCTG CATGCGAGCTGCTGGCGATCGGTGTGATAGCAATATACGGACCAATAGATAGTGTTTCAACTTCGGCTGTAGAAGCGCGATGTCGGGCTGCGAGAGTGCCACATATTCAA GCGGTGTGGCGACCACCTTACGTTCGTGGACTAGAGCGTCCGTCGCCTCCTGGTATAAACTTGTATCCAGAAGCAGTCGCTCTATCAAAGGCTGTTGCCTTGTTTATAAAAGACAACGATTGGGACAGATATACGCTGCtctatgatgatgatcatg gACTCATAAGGTTACAAGAAATCTTGAAACACGCTGATCCCAGTCACAAATGGGTGGCGCGTAGATTGAAGCGCGGTGAAGATAATCGTCAGTTGCTTAAAGCATTGAAGGCGTATGGTGAATCCAGAGTGATCATAGATTGTCCATCGGAAAGAGTCCTTCATTACTTGCGACAAGCTtttgaagttaaattttttgaggATTATATG agctACGTTCTCATATCTTTGGATGCGCATACTTTGGATCTGCAAGAGCTTAGATATGGATTGTCGAATGTCACATGTCTGAGGATATTCGACCATTCCGATTCAAGGACACGATCCTATCTCGCAGATTGGAAGGCTAGAACGACACCTGATATAAAAATTCCTCATCAAACGCACGAAATAACT GTTGAAGCAGCTTTAGCAAGTGATGCAGCAAGATTAATTACCGATGCAGTGGAAAGTGCACCAGATGAATTCAAAATAGAGCCTCAATCGATTGAATGCGGTTCTGATACGCCATGGGAGATTGGTGAAGAATTTATTAACCACTTGCTGACG AAAGCAGACCTGGCTATTTGTGATTTGACAATAACCTACGAACGAAGAGCCGCCGTAGACTTTACGACTCCGTTTATGACGCTGGGCATCAGCATTCTATATTCAAAACCTACACCACCGGAACCGGAACTCTTTTCTTTTCTGAAACCATTTTCGGTAGATGTTTGGATTTACATGGCTGCCGCGTACTTGATGGTTTCGCTTTTCTTACATATTTTAGCTAG GCTTGCACCAAGTGATTGGGAGAATCCTCATCCATGTGACAAATCTCCAGAAGAACTAGAAAATATTTGGCATATCAAAAATTGTTGCTGGTTGACTATGGGGTCGATTATGACACAAGGATCGGATATTTTGCCGaa GGGCTATTCTACAAGATGGGTATGTGGAATGTGGTGGTTCTTCGCTCTCATTATGTGTTCATCTTACACTGCCAATCTTGCCGCTTTTCTTACCAATGCTGCTATGGACGATTCCATTAAGAGCGTAGACGATCTAGCCAGTCAGACCAAGATTAAATATGGGACATTAAAAGGGGGTGCAACGTCGTCGTTTTTTAGG CGTTCAAATGTCTCTACCTTCCAAAAAATGTGGGCTGCAATGGAGTCTGCCCGACCATCAGTCTTTGTTAAGAATAATGATGAGGGACTTGAAAGAGTCTTAAAGGGTAAAAGATCTTATGCATTCCTAATGGAGTCAACTGCAATCGAATATCAACTGGAAAGACATTGCGACTTGATGCAAGTCGGCGGGCTACTTGACTCCAAAGGATTTGGAATTGCTATGCCGTTTT CTTCCTCATATCGCACAGCAGTTGACAATGCTGTATTAAAATTAGCTGAAAGTGGAAAATTAGTTGAACTTAAAAATCGCTGGTGGAAAGTACCAGAAGATGAAGCATGTgtt aCAGAAGAAGCTACTGAAGAAGGAGCCAGTGCCGCTGAATTAGGAGTTGATAATGTGGGTGGTGTGTTTGTTGTATTAGGAATAGGATGTGGTATGGCGGCAGCTATGGGTGGTCTAGAGTTTCTTTGGCATGTCAGAGATGTAGCTGTTGAACAAAAG ATGACACCTTCAGAGGCTTTTTGGGCAGAATTGACGTTTGCTTTAAGTTTCTGGGAGACGGAGAAGCCTGTTCAGCACGACCGTTCCTCATCATCGGGGTCCAATTCAAATATAGCTTCAAGAGCATCTTCGGTCATCAGATCAGCAGTAGACTTATTTCACCTTGACGTTttcaataaatag
- the LOC120627987 gene encoding glutamate receptor ionotropic, kainate 2-like isoform X1, giving the protein MEGINMMLFTTLLIFGTVRCAFRNFETLKISVNIGVILPQNTVTEVAFASALARASMESEHYNFAMKIVYVPYGDSFAASKAACELLAIGVIAIYGPIDSVSTSAVEARCRAARVPHIQAVWRPPYVRGLERPSPPGINLYPEAVALSKAVALFIKDNDWDRYTLLYDDDHGLIRLQEILKHADPSHKWVARRLKRGEDNRQLLKALKAYGESRVIIDCPSERVLHYLRQAFEVKFFEDYMSYVLISLDAHTLDLQELRYGLSNVTCLRIFDHSDSRTRSYLADWKARTTPDIKIPHQTHEITVEAALASDAARLITDAVESAPDEFKIEPQSIECGSDTPWEIGEEFINHLLTNPITGITGQIKVDNTTGERTNFNVEIMELSNSGFNRIAQWNAEEGFKYARTPGEVSDLLAEKWQNKTFRVVSRIGAPYLVEKTPKDGEVLVGNDRYEGYSKDLIHEVLKETLHLNYEFEIVPGNLYGSYNKETKKWDGLVGHLIERKADLAICDLTITYERRAAVDFTTPFMTLGISILYSKPTPPEPELFSFLKPFSVDVWIYMAAAYLMVSLFLHILARLAPSDWENPHPCDKSPEELENIWHIKNCCWLTMGSIMTQGSDILPKGYSTRWVCGMWWFFALIMCSSYTANLAAFLTNAAMDDSIKSVDDLASQTKIKYGTLKGGATSSFFRRSNVSTFQKMWAAMESARPSVFVKNNDEGLERVLKGKRSYAFLMESTAIEYQLERHCDLMQVGGLLDSKGFGIAMPFSSSYRTAVDNAVLKLAESGKLVELKNRWWKVPEDEACVTEEATEEGASAAELGVDNVGGVFVVLGIGCGMAAAMGGLEFLWHVRDVAVEQKMTPSEAFWAELTFALSFWETEKPVQHDRSSSSGSNSNIASRASSVIRSAVDLFHLDVFNK; this is encoded by the exons atggaaG GTATAAATATGATGCTCTTTACGACATTATTGATTTTTGGGACAGTGAGATGTGCATTTAGAAACTTTGAAACGCTTAAAATATCTGTTAACATCG GTGTGATATTACCACAAAATACTGTAACTGAAGTTGCCTTCGCTTCTGCACTCGCAAGGGCGTCAATGGAGAGTGAACACTATAATTTTGCTATGAAAATTGTATATGTTCCATATGGAGATAGTTTCGCAGCTTCAAAAGCTG CATGCGAGCTGCTGGCGATCGGTGTGATAGCAATATACGGACCAATAGATAGTGTTTCAACTTCGGCTGTAGAAGCGCGATGTCGGGCTGCGAGAGTGCCACATATTCAA GCGGTGTGGCGACCACCTTACGTTCGTGGACTAGAGCGTCCGTCGCCTCCTGGTATAAACTTGTATCCAGAAGCAGTCGCTCTATCAAAGGCTGTTGCCTTGTTTATAAAAGACAACGATTGGGACAGATATACGCTGCtctatgatgatgatcatg gACTCATAAGGTTACAAGAAATCTTGAAACACGCTGATCCCAGTCACAAATGGGTGGCGCGTAGATTGAAGCGCGGTGAAGATAATCGTCAGTTGCTTAAAGCATTGAAGGCGTATGGTGAATCCAGAGTGATCATAGATTGTCCATCGGAAAGAGTCCTTCATTACTTGCGACAAGCTtttgaagttaaattttttgaggATTATATG agctACGTTCTCATATCTTTGGATGCGCATACTTTGGATCTGCAAGAGCTTAGATATGGATTGTCGAATGTCACATGTCTGAGGATATTCGACCATTCCGATTCAAGGACACGATCCTATCTCGCAGATTGGAAGGCTAGAACGACACCTGATATAAAAATTCCTCATCAAACGCACGAAATAACT GTTGAAGCAGCTTTAGCAAGTGATGCAGCAAGATTAATTACCGATGCAGTGGAAAGTGCACCAGATGAATTCAAAATAGAGCCTCAATCGATTGAATGCGGTTCTGATACGCCATGGGAGATTGGTGAAGAATTTATTAACCACTTGCTGACG AATCCAATAACGGGCATAACTGGACAAATAAAAGTCGACAACACTACCGGAGAAAGGACAAATTTCAACGTTGAAATTATGGAACTCTCCAACAGTGGTTTTAATAGGATTGCTCAATGGAATGCCGAAGAAGGTTTCAAATATGCAAGAACCCCTGGCGAAGTATCTGATCTTTTAGCGGAAAAATGGCAGAACAAAACTTTTAGAGTTGTATCTCGCATAGGAGCACCATATCTTGTTGAAAAAACGCCTAAAGATGGGGAAGTGCTAGTTGGTAATGATCGTTATGAGGGATACTCAAAAGATCTTATACATGAAGTTTTAAAAGAAACGCTGCATCTCAATTACGAGTTCGAAATTGTACCAGGAAATTTGTATGGTTCTTATAATAAAGAAACTAAGAAATGGGATGGTCTAGTAGGTCATCTTATAGAAAGG AAAGCAGACCTGGCTATTTGTGATTTGACAATAACCTACGAACGAAGAGCCGCCGTAGACTTTACGACTCCGTTTATGACGCTGGGCATCAGCATTCTATATTCAAAACCTACACCACCGGAACCGGAACTCTTTTCTTTTCTGAAACCATTTTCGGTAGATGTTTGGATTTACATGGCTGCCGCGTACTTGATGGTTTCGCTTTTCTTACATATTTTAGCTAG GCTTGCACCAAGTGATTGGGAGAATCCTCATCCATGTGACAAATCTCCAGAAGAACTAGAAAATATTTGGCATATCAAAAATTGTTGCTGGTTGACTATGGGGTCGATTATGACACAAGGATCGGATATTTTGCCGaa GGGCTATTCTACAAGATGGGTATGTGGAATGTGGTGGTTCTTCGCTCTCATTATGTGTTCATCTTACACTGCCAATCTTGCCGCTTTTCTTACCAATGCTGCTATGGACGATTCCATTAAGAGCGTAGACGATCTAGCCAGTCAGACCAAGATTAAATATGGGACATTAAAAGGGGGTGCAACGTCGTCGTTTTTTAGG CGTTCAAATGTCTCTACCTTCCAAAAAATGTGGGCTGCAATGGAGTCTGCCCGACCATCAGTCTTTGTTAAGAATAATGATGAGGGACTTGAAAGAGTCTTAAAGGGTAAAAGATCTTATGCATTCCTAATGGAGTCAACTGCAATCGAATATCAACTGGAAAGACATTGCGACTTGATGCAAGTCGGCGGGCTACTTGACTCCAAAGGATTTGGAATTGCTATGCCGTTTT CTTCCTCATATCGCACAGCAGTTGACAATGCTGTATTAAAATTAGCTGAAAGTGGAAAATTAGTTGAACTTAAAAATCGCTGGTGGAAAGTACCAGAAGATGAAGCATGTgtt aCAGAAGAAGCTACTGAAGAAGGAGCCAGTGCCGCTGAATTAGGAGTTGATAATGTGGGTGGTGTGTTTGTTGTATTAGGAATAGGATGTGGTATGGCGGCAGCTATGGGTGGTCTAGAGTTTCTTTGGCATGTCAGAGATGTAGCTGTTGAACAAAAG ATGACACCTTCAGAGGCTTTTTGGGCAGAATTGACGTTTGCTTTAAGTTTCTGGGAGACGGAGAAGCCTGTTCAGCACGACCGTTCCTCATCATCGGGGTCCAATTCAAATATAGCTTCAAGAGCATCTTCGGTCATCAGATCAGCAGTAGACTTATTTCACCTTGACGTTttcaataaatag